In Nocardioides faecalis, the following proteins share a genomic window:
- a CDS encoding ABC transporter permease, with translation MSASVVQEDPEKDLPPLRPPTADNGLLAVFKRRYLLKLLVTREISARYQGSFLGLIWSYINPLTQFVIYWFVIGFLFQLHTDVPNFAIHLFCALIIVHFFTETFGAGTRSIVRNRALVVKMAMPREMFPVATMLVSLYHVVPQLVILLVAVIASGWTPDATGVLAGVLALAISGVLGTAGALMFSAANVFFRDFGNAVNVLTNFVRFGVPMMYPYAMVQDRFGSFAPYYLLNPIADAVLLLQRAFWYGTATPAEQERIVLPDNLIGIGFLALLGSVVVLGVSQLIFSRLENKIPERL, from the coding sequence ATGAGCGCGTCGGTGGTGCAGGAGGACCCGGAGAAGGACCTCCCGCCGCTCCGGCCGCCCACGGCGGACAACGGCCTGCTCGCGGTCTTCAAGCGCCGCTACCTGCTCAAGCTGTTGGTGACCCGCGAGATCAGCGCCCGGTACCAGGGCTCGTTCCTCGGGCTGATCTGGTCCTACATCAACCCGTTGACCCAGTTCGTCATCTACTGGTTCGTGATCGGGTTCCTGTTCCAGCTGCACACCGACGTGCCCAACTTCGCGATCCACCTGTTCTGCGCCCTGATCATCGTCCACTTCTTCACCGAGACCTTCGGCGCCGGGACCCGCTCCATCGTGCGGAACCGAGCGCTCGTGGTGAAGATGGCGATGCCACGCGAGATGTTCCCCGTGGCGACCATGCTGGTCTCGCTCTACCACGTCGTGCCCCAGCTGGTGATCCTCCTCGTCGCCGTCATCGCGTCCGGCTGGACGCCGGACGCCACCGGCGTGCTCGCCGGAGTGCTCGCGCTCGCCATCAGCGGTGTGCTAGGCACCGCCGGCGCGCTCATGTTCAGCGCGGCGAACGTGTTCTTCCGCGACTTCGGCAATGCCGTCAACGTGCTCACGAACTTCGTCCGGTTCGGCGTGCCGATGATGTACCCGTACGCGATGGTCCAGGACCGGTTCGGCTCGTTCGCGCCGTACTACCTGCTGAACCCGATCGCCGACGCGGTGCTGCTGCTGCAGCGGGCGTTCTGGTACGGGACCGCCACCCCCGCGGAGCAGGAGCGGATCGTCCTGCCCGACAACCTGATCGGGATCGGCTTCCTCGCGCTGCTCGGCAGCGTGGTCGTGCTGGGCGTGTCCCAGCTGATCTTCAGCCGGCTCGAGAACAAGATCCCGGAGCGTCTGTGA
- a CDS encoding ABC transporter ATP-binding protein → MVHSIVAENVSKYFTLRYHRTFKEVTVAKLRGQQTGDTFKAIDDVSFTVEQGESIGLMGLNGSGKSTLLKMINGVMRPDEGSVLTRGRIAGLIATGAGFHPQLTGRENLYLNAAILGMTEREIARKFDDIVEFAELGRTLDGPVGHYSSGQKARLGFAIAVHVDSDIFLADEVLAVGDKPFKVKCMARMREIRDSGRTLFYVSHSAASVKKMCDRVIVLEQGKLAFDGATADGIRFLEYGAANDEDEVADEEIGNDV, encoded by the coding sequence ATGGTGCACTCGATCGTGGCGGAGAACGTCTCCAAGTACTTCACCTTGCGCTACCACCGCACGTTCAAGGAAGTCACCGTCGCCAAGCTCCGCGGGCAGCAGACGGGCGACACCTTCAAGGCGATCGACGACGTCAGCTTCACCGTCGAGCAGGGGGAGTCGATCGGCCTGATGGGCCTCAACGGGTCCGGCAAGTCGACCCTGCTGAAGATGATCAACGGAGTGATGCGCCCCGACGAGGGTTCCGTGCTCACCCGTGGCCGCATCGCCGGTCTGATCGCCACCGGTGCCGGCTTCCACCCCCAGCTGACCGGCCGGGAGAACCTCTACCTCAACGCCGCCATCCTCGGCATGACCGAGCGGGAGATCGCCCGCAAGTTCGACGACATCGTCGAGTTCGCCGAGCTCGGCCGGACCCTGGACGGTCCGGTCGGCCACTACTCGTCGGGCCAGAAGGCGCGGCTCGGCTTCGCGATCGCCGTGCACGTGGACTCCGACATCTTCCTCGCCGACGAGGTCCTCGCGGTCGGTGACAAGCCGTTCAAGGTCAAGTGCATGGCCCGGATGCGGGAGATCCGGGACTCCGGTCGGACGCTGTTCTACGTCAGTCACTCCGCGGCGTCGGTCAAGAAGATGTGCGACCGCGTCATCGTGCTCGAGCAGGGAAAGCTGGCTTTCGACGGAGCCACCGCGGACGGCATCCGCTTCCTGGAGTACGGCGCCGCGAACGACGAGGACGAAGTGGCCGACGAGGAGATCGGCAACGACGTCTGA
- a CDS encoding N-acetylmuramoyl-L-alanine amidase, producing the protein MPYANDVPERTRRFRFVTLCQQLLALAVVVAVLTPAARTVTMDVRPAQPLDIDANAVGLQAAAFPSEVPTGTVEPAVEEYALTEAAEATEATEATDATEPATVAAEVEPHAENGEAITSEELPVDGYGTVGVTWSPEDRVGDDKIAVEVRTRTGDEWSEWTEAEYHDEHGPDASTEEGKKARPGTDALLVGDVDAVQVKVATEESAPADLKIAVVAPGEATATTKQMPAIDTARSATPASPTSPATPAPGEDDEPVEQPDPAPGTDSLDLQASTPTPKPMIYSRAQWGANEKLRDARSLAYYEVHGGFVHHTVNANDYTAAQVPSIIRGIYAYHTKTRGWSDIGYNFLIDRFGRIWEGRAGGVDRAVVGAHTQGYNNYAFAASAIGNFETAKPTSKLINAYGSLLAWKLSLHGVSAASTAQRIGSKTFPAISGHRDAGKTACPGKHLYAKIPRIRQLAAAAQRVDLGREATGRFVKSGATNVIVRRDRDNRLITLVIKQSAAGVWKVARKVDSGRTLSKNVVSIMRAGDWDRDGSDDLIARKKNGVLLLLRGKGNGTFHGHQVLSDKLKTATLISAPGDVSGDGYPDLMAQPKGGSMRIYPGRGAVGLGTSRDNLPTSYAAYGKVTGTDVVAAGFVNADGAPDALVRRGTKTVLYTGNGPGGWSSQRVVEKSTRGYDWLIGVGRVDGDARSDFVGRKKSNGELFLLIGNGETWKKRHRLGIRNTYDIAG; encoded by the coding sequence ATGCCGTACGCGAACGACGTCCCCGAGCGCACCCGCCGGTTCCGCTTCGTCACCCTGTGCCAGCAGCTGCTTGCCCTCGCCGTCGTCGTCGCCGTGCTCACCCCCGCGGCGCGCACGGTCACCATGGACGTGCGCCCCGCGCAGCCGCTCGACATCGACGCGAACGCCGTGGGCCTGCAGGCCGCGGCGTTCCCCTCCGAGGTGCCGACCGGCACCGTCGAGCCCGCGGTCGAGGAGTACGCGCTGACGGAGGCCGCTGAGGCCACCGAGGCCACCGAGGCCACGGACGCCACGGAGCCCGCGACGGTGGCCGCCGAGGTCGAGCCGCACGCTGAGAACGGCGAGGCGATCACCAGCGAGGAGCTGCCCGTCGACGGCTACGGCACCGTCGGCGTCACGTGGTCGCCCGAGGACCGGGTCGGCGACGACAAGATCGCGGTGGAGGTGCGCACCCGGACCGGCGACGAGTGGTCGGAGTGGACCGAGGCCGAGTACCACGACGAGCACGGACCTGACGCCTCCACCGAGGAGGGCAAGAAGGCCCGCCCGGGCACCGACGCCCTGCTGGTCGGCGACGTCGACGCGGTCCAGGTCAAGGTCGCGACCGAGGAGTCCGCCCCGGCCGACCTCAAGATCGCGGTCGTCGCCCCCGGTGAGGCCACGGCGACCACCAAGCAGATGCCGGCCATCGACACCGCCCGCAGCGCGACCCCGGCCTCGCCGACGAGCCCCGCCACCCCGGCGCCCGGCGAGGACGACGAGCCCGTCGAGCAGCCCGACCCGGCCCCCGGCACCGACTCGCTGGACCTGCAGGCCAGCACGCCCACCCCGAAGCCGATGATCTACTCCCGCGCCCAGTGGGGGGCCAACGAGAAGCTGCGGGACGCGAGGTCCCTGGCCTACTACGAGGTGCACGGCGGCTTCGTGCACCACACCGTGAACGCCAACGACTACACCGCCGCCCAGGTGCCCTCGATCATCCGCGGCATCTACGCCTACCACACCAAGACCCGTGGCTGGAGCGACATCGGCTACAACTTCCTCATCGACCGCTTCGGCCGCATCTGGGAGGGCCGCGCGGGCGGCGTCGACCGTGCCGTGGTGGGTGCCCACACCCAGGGCTACAACAACTACGCGTTCGCCGCGTCGGCGATCGGCAACTTCGAGACCGCCAAGCCGACCAGCAAGCTGATCAACGCCTACGGCTCGCTGCTCGCCTGGAAGCTGTCGCTGCATGGCGTCTCCGCCGCCAGCACCGCGCAGCGGATCGGCTCCAAGACGTTCCCCGCCATCAGCGGTCACCGCGACGCCGGCAAGACCGCCTGCCCGGGCAAGCACCTCTACGCCAAGATCCCGCGGATCCGGCAGCTGGCCGCCGCCGCGCAGCGGGTCGACCTGGGCCGTGAGGCCACGGGCCGCTTCGTGAAGTCCGGCGCCACCAACGTCATCGTGCGGCGCGACCGGGACAACCGCCTGATCACGCTGGTCATCAAGCAGTCGGCCGCCGGCGTGTGGAAGGTGGCCCGCAAGGTGGACAGCGGCCGCACGCTGAGCAAGAACGTCGTCTCGATCATGCGGGCCGGTGACTGGGATCGCGACGGCTCTGACGACCTGATCGCCCGCAAGAAGAACGGCGTGCTGCTGCTGCTGCGCGGCAAGGGCAACGGCACGTTCCACGGGCACCAGGTGCTCAGCGACAAGCTGAAGACCGCCACCTTGATCTCGGCGCCCGGCGACGTCTCCGGCGACGGCTACCCGGACCTGATGGCGCAGCCCAAGGGCGGCTCCATGCGGATCTACCCCGGCCGCGGCGCGGTGGGCCTGGGCACCTCCCGCGACAACCTGCCGACCAGCTATGCCGCCTACGGCAAGGTCACCGGCACCGACGTGGTCGCCGCCGGCTTCGTCAACGCCGACGGTGCGCCGGACGCCCTGGTCCGCCGCGGCACCAAGACGGTGCTCTACACCGGCAACGGCCCGGGTGGCTGGAGCAGCCAGCGCGTGGTGGAGAAGAGCACCCGGGGCTACGACTGGCTGATCGGGGTGGGCCGGGTCGACGGTGACGCCCGCTCGGACTTCGTCGGACGCAAGAAGTCCAACGGCGAGCTGTTCCTGCTGATCGGCAACGGCGAGACGTGGAAGAAGCGGCACCGCCTCGGGATCCGCAACACCTACGACATTGCCGGCTGA